Proteins encoded within one genomic window of Nordella sp. HKS 07:
- the rpoN gene encoding RNA polymerase factor sigma-54, whose product MALTPRLELRQGQSLVMTPQLQQAIKLLQMSNLELQAFVESELEKNPLLERDEKREAPAAGDVAEERDVASAMKDGASASEKLATLDTDLENVYQGESRADAANRAQMSPVDSGWASLKSSRGVSLDQDDLDFGAALTRETTLAEHLTEQLTLAIADPADRLIGQNLIGMVNEAGYLTSDPAQVAEMLGTDVAHVERVLAVLQGFDPAGVFARDLKECLRLQLKELDRLDPAMMVLVDHLDLVAKRDFAALKSLCKVDADDIRDMITELRRLNPKPGHVFGAEPVQPVVPDVSVRPAPDGSWLVELNNDTLPRVLVNNRYMAQVSRGAMRSEDKTYLSECHANATWLVRSLDQRAKTILKVAREIVRQQDAFLAYGVQHLRPLNLKTVAEAIEMHESTVSRVTSNKYVATSRGIFELKYFFTTAISSVEGGEAHSAESVRHRLREMIERESAANVLSDDTLVDMLKAEGIEIARRTVAKYRESLGIPSSVQRRREKNTFGS is encoded by the coding sequence ATGGCGCTGACTCCACGTTTGGAACTCAGACAGGGCCAGTCCCTGGTCATGACTCCGCAATTGCAGCAGGCGATCAAGCTTCTGCAAATGTCGAATCTCGAGCTCCAGGCTTTCGTCGAGAGCGAACTCGAGAAGAACCCGTTGCTGGAGCGCGACGAGAAGCGCGAGGCGCCCGCCGCCGGCGACGTGGCAGAAGAGCGCGACGTTGCCAGCGCGATGAAGGATGGGGCGAGCGCCAGCGAAAAGCTCGCCACGCTCGATACCGATCTCGAGAATGTCTATCAGGGCGAAAGCCGCGCCGATGCGGCGAACCGTGCCCAGATGTCCCCCGTCGATTCGGGCTGGGCATCGCTCAAATCCTCGCGTGGCGTGTCGCTCGACCAGGACGATCTCGATTTTGGCGCAGCACTTACCCGCGAGACGACGCTTGCCGAACATCTGACCGAGCAGTTGACACTGGCCATCGCCGATCCGGCTGACCGGCTGATCGGCCAGAACCTCATCGGCATGGTCAACGAGGCGGGCTACCTCACGAGCGATCCGGCCCAGGTGGCCGAGATGCTGGGCACCGATGTGGCGCATGTCGAGCGTGTGCTCGCCGTTCTGCAAGGTTTCGATCCGGCCGGCGTCTTCGCCCGCGATCTCAAGGAATGCCTCAGGCTGCAGCTCAAGGAACTGGATCGGCTCGATCCGGCGATGATGGTCCTCGTCGATCATCTCGATCTTGTCGCCAAGCGCGATTTCGCCGCCCTCAAGAGCCTGTGCAAGGTGGATGCCGACGACATCCGCGACATGATCACGGAATTGCGCCGGCTCAATCCCAAGCCTGGCCACGTTTTCGGCGCCGAGCCGGTTCAACCGGTGGTTCCCGACGTGTCGGTCAGGCCGGCGCCCGACGGCAGCTGGCTGGTCGAACTCAACAACGACACGCTGCCGCGCGTGCTCGTCAACAACCGCTATATGGCCCAGGTCTCGCGCGGCGCCATGCGCAGTGAGGACAAGACCTATCTTTCCGAGTGTCACGCCAACGCGACATGGCTGGTGCGCAGCCTCGACCAGCGCGCCAAGACCATACTCAAGGTGGCGCGCGAGATCGTGCGCCAGCAGGATGCGTTCCTGGCCTATGGCGTCCAGCATCTGCGCCCGCTCAATCTCAAGACGGTGGCGGAAGCCATCGAGATGCATGAATCGACGGTGAGCCGGGTGACCTCGAACAAATATGTCGCCACGTCGCGCGGCATCTTCGAGCTCAAATATTTCTTCACCACGGCGATCAGTTCGGTCGAGGGGGGCGAAGCGCATTCGGCCGAATCCGTGCGCCATCGCCTGCGCGAGATGATCGAGCGCGAGTCCGCCGCCAACGTCCTGTCGGACGATACCCTCGTCGACATGCTAAAGGCGGAAGGCATCGAAATCGCCCGCCGCACAGTTGCCAAATATCGGGAATCGCTAGGAATTCCTTCGTCGGTACAGCGCCGCCGGGAGAAGAACACCTTCGGCTCCTGA